The Barnesiella intestinihominis YIT 11860 genome includes a window with the following:
- a CDS encoding DUF5107 domain-containing protein has protein sequence MENITKYLIKSTVKKSEVKAWEETVMLPTYEIGKEEKNPVFIEKRVYQGSSGVVYPYPVVEKICDEKKEKAYRAVFLENEYLKIMILPELGGRVQMAYDKIKQRHFVYYNQVIKPALVGLTGPWISGGIEFNWPQHHRPSTYLPTECTIEEFPDGSVTVWCSEVERMFRTKGMAGFTLYPGKAYLEIKAKVYNRTSLPQTFLWWANPAVVVHKDYYSVFPPDVNAVFDHGKRAVSSFPIATGVYYKQDYSSGVDISKYKNIPVPTSYMAINSKYDFVGGYEENVEAGLLHVADHHVNAGKKQWTWGCGDFGQAWDRNLTDEDGPYIELMTGMYCDNQPDFTWLQPYEEKEWKQYFMPYSAVGMVKNATKEAIVTLKKNEDKGEVILYTTSIYKSVRILVTCGGKVYLDSIHDMSPAEPVKESFALNGVEFDSLKLCVYDNNGKVLVEYEAEKKEIKPIPDPAKAAKDPKDIASIEQLYLTGLHLEQYRHATYNPTDYYMEALSREPGDVRCNNAMGLFLMRRGQFAKAQSYFEAAIATLIERNPNPIDGEPHYNLGWSLKMQGKFDEAYDAFFKATWGAAQQDSAYYALAQIDCIRNDFEKALEHIDRSLVRNWHNHKARQLKASILRKLGKKEAAATLIAESLSIDKFNMGCRFELYLLGGESAQQALDEMMALMNETTSVHSYIEYALDFANAGLYAEAERLLLLWVNKNDGIVYPMVYYALGYFASKSDDVLKAIDYYKKASQMAPDYCFPNKLEEVLMLQDANRLQPNDSKAWYYLGNFWYGARQHDEAIACWERSVELDDQFPTVLRNLALGYYNKRNRKEDALACLEKAFALDTNDDRILMELDQLYKKLRRPHKERLAFLEKHLDLVERRDDLSVERVTLYNQLGEYEKAKSLIASRKFHPWEGGEGKISGQYIICRIELAKKAIAEKRYQDAIDLLRETEYYPFNLGEGKLAGAEENDIHYFMGCAYEGLGDKENAELYFRKATVGSAEPAIAFFYNDQQPDKIYYQGLAWRKLGDEKKARSRFNKLINHGEQHLFDHVKIDYFAVSLPDLLIWEDDLNLRNQIHCNLVMGLGYLGLNDRKTAERFLGKVRELDINHQGLNVL, from the coding sequence ATGGAAAATATCACAAAATATCTTATCAAAAGTACTGTAAAGAAAAGCGAAGTAAAGGCTTGGGAAGAAACCGTTATGTTGCCGACTTATGAGATCGGTAAAGAGGAGAAAAATCCGGTTTTTATAGAAAAGAGAGTTTATCAAGGCAGTTCGGGAGTGGTATATCCCTATCCGGTAGTGGAAAAAATATGTGATGAAAAGAAGGAGAAAGCTTATCGTGCTGTTTTCTTGGAAAACGAATATCTGAAAATAATGATTCTTCCCGAGCTTGGTGGTCGGGTTCAAATGGCGTACGATAAAATTAAACAACGTCATTTCGTATATTATAATCAAGTAATCAAGCCGGCACTCGTGGGGTTGACTGGTCCGTGGATTTCGGGTGGTATCGAATTTAACTGGCCTCAACATCACCGTCCTTCGACATATTTGCCAACGGAATGTACGATAGAGGAATTTCCTGATGGAAGTGTTACGGTGTGGTGTTCTGAGGTGGAACGAATGTTTCGCACAAAAGGAATGGCTGGGTTTACCCTATATCCGGGAAAAGCATATCTTGAAATAAAAGCGAAAGTATATAATCGCACCTCGTTACCGCAAACGTTCTTGTGGTGGGCGAATCCTGCGGTTGTAGTCCATAAGGATTATTATTCGGTGTTTCCGCCCGATGTGAATGCCGTGTTTGACCATGGTAAACGTGCGGTATCGAGTTTCCCTATTGCTACCGGAGTTTACTATAAACAGGATTATTCTTCGGGTGTGGATATTTCGAAGTATAAAAATATTCCGGTTCCTACCTCTTATATGGCAATCAATTCCAAGTATGATTTTGTGGGAGGATACGAGGAAAACGTAGAGGCCGGACTGTTGCATGTGGCCGATCATCATGTCAATGCGGGTAAGAAGCAATGGACATGGGGGTGTGGGGATTTCGGACAGGCATGGGATAGAAACTTGACCGATGAAGATGGCCCTTATATAGAACTTATGACGGGTATGTATTGTGATAATCAGCCCGATTTTACATGGTTGCAACCGTATGAGGAGAAAGAGTGGAAGCAATATTTCATGCCTTACAGTGCTGTCGGTATGGTGAAAAATGCGACAAAAGAGGCGATTGTTACACTAAAAAAGAATGAGGATAAAGGAGAAGTAATCCTCTACACGACAAGTATATATAAAAGTGTGAGAATTCTGGTGACATGCGGTGGAAAAGTCTATTTGGACAGCATTCACGACATGTCTCCTGCCGAACCGGTAAAAGAATCGTTCGCTTTAAATGGTGTCGAATTTGATTCTTTAAAGTTATGCGTATACGATAATAATGGTAAGGTGTTGGTAGAATACGAGGCCGAAAAAAAGGAAATCAAACCTATCCCCGATCCTGCGAAAGCAGCCAAAGATCCCAAAGATATCGCAAGCATAGAACAATTGTATCTGACCGGGTTACATTTGGAACAGTATCGTCATGCTACGTATAATCCTACCGATTACTATATGGAGGCTTTGTCTCGTGAACCGGGTGATGTGCGTTGTAATAATGCCATGGGGTTGTTCTTGATGCGTAGAGGCCAGTTTGCAAAAGCTCAATCTTATTTTGAGGCTGCCATCGCCACATTGATAGAACGCAATCCCAACCCGATTGACGGAGAACCTCATTACAATTTGGGTTGGAGTCTTAAAATGCAAGGTAAGTTTGACGAAGCTTATGATGCTTTTTTTAAAGCGACTTGGGGTGCTGCCCAACAAGATTCCGCATATTACGCTCTTGCCCAAATTGATTGTATTAGAAATGATTTCGAGAAAGCTCTCGAACATATCGATCGTTCATTGGTGCGTAACTGGCACAATCATAAAGCACGTCAGTTGAAAGCAAGTATTCTTCGCAAATTGGGTAAAAAAGAAGCTGCGGCTACGCTCATAGCAGAGTCTCTCTCGATAGATAAGTTTAATATGGGATGCCGATTCGAGCTTTATTTGCTTGGTGGGGAATCTGCGCAACAAGCTCTCGACGAGATGATGGCTTTGATGAACGAGACGACATCGGTACATTCTTATATCGAGTATGCGTTGGATTTTGCCAATGCCGGACTTTATGCGGAAGCTGAGCGACTTCTCCTTTTGTGGGTAAACAAAAACGATGGAATAGTATATCCGATGGTTTATTATGCACTTGGTTACTTTGCATCGAAATCGGACGATGTGCTTAAAGCTATCGATTATTACAAGAAAGCGTCTCAGATGGCTCCCGACTATTGTTTCCCTAATAAATTGGAAGAAGTTCTTATGCTGCAAGATGCAAATAGATTGCAACCGAATGATTCCAAAGCATGGTATTATCTTGGAAACTTTTGGTATGGAGCTCGTCAGCACGATGAAGCTATCGCTTGTTGGGAACGTTCGGTAGAACTTGACGATCAATTCCCTACTGTTTTGCGTAATCTTGCATTGGGATATTACAACAAACGCAACAGGAAAGAAGATGCGTTGGCTTGTCTTGAAAAAGCGTTTGCTCTCGATACGAACGACGATCGCATTTTGATGGAATTGGATCAACTCTATAAGAAGTTGCGTCGTCCGCATAAAGAACGTTTGGCATTCCTTGAAAAGCATCTCGATTTGGTGGAGAGACGCGACGACCTTAGTGTAGAGCGTGTTACCTTATATAATCAATTGGGCGAGTATGAAAAAGCCAAATCTTTGATTGCTTCGAGAAAATTCCATCCGTGGGAAGGCGGAGAGGGTAAGATTTCTGGACAGTATATAATCTGCCGCATTGAATTGGCGAAAAAGGCAATTGCCGAAAAACGTTATCAAGATGCTATCGATTTACTTAGAGAGACAGAATACTATCCTTTCAATCTTGGAGAAGGAAAACTCGCGGGGGCCGAAGAAAACGATATACATTATTTTATGGGTTGTGCCTATGAAGGATTGGGTGATAAGGAAAATGCCGAACTTTATTTTAGAAAGGCTACGGTCGGTTCAGCCGAACCTGCGATTGCATTCTTCTATAACGACCAACAACCTGACAAGATATATTATCAAGGACTTGCTTGGCGTAAGTTGGGAGACGAAAAGAAAGCTCGAAGCCGTTTCAATAAGCTTATCAATCATGGGGAACAGCATCTCTTCGACCATGTGAAAATCGATTACTTTGCTGTTTCTCTACCCGATTTGTTGATTTGGGAGGACGATCTCAATCTGCGCAACCAGATACATTGTAATTTGGTGATGGGGCTTGGATATTTGGGCTTGAACGATAGAAAGACAGCAGAAAGATTTCTCGGAAAAGTGAGAGAGCTCGATATCAACCATCAAGGATTGAATGTGCTGTGA
- a CDS encoding AraC family transcriptional regulator, with protein sequence MKICILYSYICHIISNNMSIKTFIPSGFPGEREIIIPADLLDSIINNPVTEQLYVTHIGYYPNAKCHYRERPIGAEQYIFIYCENGIGWVEYNGERMTLAKDQFIILPPYEKHAYGSGDKKSWSIYWLHFKGTNAPFFNSIMGRSIEIKDADNSRIQDRLILFAEIYRNIEHDIYDLENLQYASFCLMHFLASLKYIKSFREIKTIGKIDNIQKCIQFMKDHLEEKITLSDIADFSGYSITRINALFRTETGVTPMEYFSNLKIQRACKYLRDSDLKIKEIAFKLNYFDQFHFSKNFYKKIGIPPLKYRKMVQTKDTI encoded by the coding sequence TTGAAAATATGTATATTATATTCTTATATTTGCCATATAATATCTAATAATATGAGTATCAAAACTTTTATTCCATCTGGATTTCCGGGAGAAAGGGAGATTATCATTCCTGCTGATTTATTGGATTCTATAATAAACAACCCCGTTACAGAACAATTGTATGTCACTCATATAGGATATTACCCAAATGCCAAATGTCATTATAGAGAACGACCTATCGGAGCAGAACAATACATATTTATATATTGTGAAAACGGAATTGGTTGGGTAGAATACAATGGAGAACGCATGACATTAGCCAAAGACCAATTCATTATACTACCACCCTATGAGAAACATGCATATGGATCGGGCGATAAGAAATCATGGAGCATATATTGGCTTCATTTTAAAGGAACAAATGCGCCTTTTTTCAATTCAATCATGGGGCGCAGCATTGAAATAAAAGATGCCGACAACAGCCGTATCCAAGATCGACTCATATTATTCGCCGAGATATATCGTAACATCGAACACGATATATATGACCTCGAAAATCTTCAATACGCATCTTTCTGTCTAATGCATTTTTTAGCCTCTCTAAAATATATAAAATCATTTCGGGAAATAAAAACCATCGGGAAAATCGACAATATCCAAAAATGTATACAATTCATGAAAGATCATTTAGAAGAAAAAATTACCCTTAGTGATATTGCCGATTTCAGTGGTTATTCCATAACTCGAATCAATGCCCTTTTCAGAACGGAAACCGGAGTAACACCTATGGAATATTTTTCTAATCTAAAAATCCAAAGAGCCTGTAAATACCTCAGAGATTCTGATTTAAAAATTAAAGAAATCGCTTTCAAATTAAATTATTTTGACCAATTTCATTTTTCAAAGAATTTCTATAAAAAAATAGGAATACCCCCATTAAAATACCGCAAAATGGTCCAAACAAAAGATACAATTTGA
- the folB gene encoding dihydroneopterin aldolase: MRTSIHIGTLRFYAHHGVLPQEQKVGNYFKIETTLYTDFSRALVTDELTDTLNYAEICKIISDEMAIPSRLLEHVAGRIINSLRSHYPQITGGRLIVTKEKPPIPGDIRDVSVIVEW, translated from the coding sequence ATGAGAACCTCCATTCACATTGGGACCCTGCGCTTCTACGCCCATCACGGAGTACTGCCCCAAGAACAAAAAGTAGGGAACTATTTCAAAATAGAGACCACTCTTTATACGGACTTCTCCCGAGCTCTCGTTACGGACGAACTGACCGATACACTCAACTACGCAGAAATCTGTAAAATCATTTCTGACGAAATGGCCATACCCTCTCGCTTACTTGAACACGTTGCAGGGCGAATCATCAACTCGCTTCGTTCTCATTATCCACAAATAACAGGAGGTCGATTAATCGTTACCAAAGAAAAGCCTCCAATCCCCGGCGACATTCGCGATGTGTCGGTCATTGTCGAATGGTAG
- the rpiB gene encoding ribose 5-phosphate isomerase B, with protein MSILKEGKPVGLACDHAGYEMKQIVMQELDVRGIAYKDFGTYSTDSCDYPDFAHPLALAVEAGECYPGIAICGSGNGINMTLNKHQGIRAALCWTTEIAALARQHNDANVLVMPGRFISGELCREIVDVFLNTDFEGGRHQRRIDKIPADR; from the coding sequence ATGAGCATATTAAAAGAGGGAAAGCCGGTGGGATTAGCATGCGATCATGCCGGTTATGAGATGAAGCAGATTGTTATGCAGGAACTTGATGTTCGAGGTATCGCATATAAGGATTTTGGGACATATTCGACAGATAGTTGCGACTATCCCGACTTCGCACATCCTTTGGCTTTGGCTGTGGAAGCGGGTGAATGTTATCCGGGTATCGCTATTTGCGGTAGTGGGAATGGTATAAATATGACCCTGAACAAACATCAGGGAATCCGTGCGGCATTGTGTTGGACGACTGAGATTGCAGCATTGGCTCGTCAACATAATGATGCTAACGTGTTAGTTATGCCCGGCCGATTTATTTCGGGAGAACTTTGCCGAGAGATAGTCGACGTATTTTTGAATACCGATTTCGAGGGAGGTCGCCATCAAAGGAGAATCGATAAAATACCTGCTGACCGTTAG
- a CDS encoding GxGYxYP domain-containing protein, translated as MINRYLKIVAVLLLMIYTAFANAEIGIYDLRYTLNTDLNTKEGLDVAWDDVHAVSTLQGVVNRDAPRLYVYFVMEGNHDIDGYWWNKYRQKGEWLYGRETRTYQTMEDLFTVYAPYIEGVVVYDGNIASTSNVASSVAGIENLVAIRYDETPGSLYDRLVLHGPKLPVKRWLLNPDGTSMFTGKKGTKIPGTERYSTGSLKNDPYVWFIEKYMKTGKCNTEFAAYYIDQYWKQKPFATVRNHHTLCNHDFFVSKGAFFFDLSPWGDEPATDDPTQAVGTDLNTLKEMLLLAYRQNNNEKMCYIGGFPAWAYKYTMHASGSHDDVPTEWEFSRIISAYNAFKDADAIGYGALANASFWQHFPTKKQYTQNWISHKELRERGLLTADGKVNVDGRNFIIFYVGDYDASAWISQRTPSIWDDPNRGKLPLMWCISPVLAERVPHIMHNFRTTATENDYFAAADNGAGYIMPGMLQEPRESGLPSGLETWGKHCKKYYKKWGLSITGFVIDGHAPGLNKEGLDCYASFSPNGIVPQKIATALLHGNMPVIRADLDINDGDPKVAAKRIVERVKERSALPFHWFRNILKQPTWYCEVMNEVKAQDDSIVLLDAPAFFELLRIYLKEHGSVIE; from the coding sequence ATGATAAATAGATATTTAAAAATCGTAGCTGTATTATTGTTGATGATATATACGGCTTTTGCCAATGCGGAAATCGGTATTTATGATCTACGTTATACACTCAATACCGACTTGAATACCAAAGAAGGACTCGATGTAGCTTGGGACGATGTTCATGCGGTCTCTACTTTGCAAGGAGTGGTAAACAGGGATGCTCCCCGGTTGTATGTTTACTTTGTAATGGAGGGTAATCACGATATCGATGGTTATTGGTGGAATAAATATCGTCAGAAAGGTGAATGGTTGTATGGACGTGAGACACGGACATACCAGACAATGGAGGATTTATTCACGGTATATGCTCCTTATATAGAGGGGGTAGTCGTTTATGATGGAAACATCGCCTCTACCAGTAATGTGGCATCCTCGGTAGCAGGAATTGAAAATTTGGTGGCTATTCGTTATGATGAAACTCCGGGAAGTTTGTATGATCGTCTTGTATTGCACGGGCCTAAATTGCCGGTAAAAAGATGGTTGTTGAACCCTGATGGCACTTCTATGTTTACCGGTAAGAAAGGGACAAAGATTCCGGGAACGGAACGCTACTCTACCGGATCCTTGAAGAACGATCCTTATGTTTGGTTTATAGAGAAGTATATGAAAACCGGAAAGTGCAATACGGAGTTTGCCGCTTATTACATTGATCAGTATTGGAAGCAGAAACCTTTTGCCACCGTAAGGAATCACCACACTTTGTGCAACCACGATTTTTTTGTAAGTAAAGGAGCCTTTTTCTTCGATTTATCTCCGTGGGGAGATGAACCGGCCACTGATGATCCTACCCAAGCTGTTGGCACTGATTTGAATACACTGAAAGAAATGTTGCTGTTGGCTTATCGGCAAAATAACAATGAAAAGATGTGCTACATAGGAGGTTTTCCTGCGTGGGCTTATAAATACACAATGCATGCTTCTGGTAGCCACGATGATGTGCCTACGGAATGGGAGTTCAGCCGTATCATCAGTGCATACAATGCTTTTAAGGATGCAGATGCTATTGGCTATGGCGCATTGGCGAATGCCTCTTTTTGGCAACATTTCCCTACCAAAAAGCAATATACTCAAAATTGGATTTCTCATAAAGAATTAAGAGAAAGAGGGTTGTTGACGGCTGACGGTAAAGTAAATGTAGATGGCAGGAATTTTATTATTTTTTATGTCGGCGATTATGATGCTTCCGCATGGATATCACAAAGAACACCTTCTATATGGGACGACCCGAACCGTGGAAAATTGCCTCTGATGTGGTGTATCAGTCCCGTATTGGCTGAGCGCGTGCCCCATATTATGCATAACTTCCGCACAACGGCCACTGAAAATGATTATTTCGCTGCGGCCGATAATGGAGCGGGATATATCATGCCTGGTATGTTGCAAGAACCGCGAGAGTCTGGGCTTCCGTCCGGTTTGGAAACATGGGGTAAGCACTGTAAAAAGTATTATAAGAAATGGGGATTGTCGATTACCGGTTTTGTTATTGACGGACATGCCCCGGGATTGAATAAAGAGGGTTTGGACTGTTATGCTTCTTTTAGCCCGAATGGTATTGTGCCTCAGAAGATTGCAACCGCCCTGTTACATGGCAATATGCCTGTAATACGAGCCGATTTGGACATCAATGACGGTGACCCGAAAGTTGCCGCCAAAAGAATCGTGGAACGTGTAAAAGAGCGTTCTGCATTACCGTTCCATTGGTTTCGTAATATTCTGAAACAACCTACTTGGTATTGTGAGGTGATGAATGAGGTGAAAGCGCAAGATGATAGTATTGTATTGTTAGATGCACCTGCATTTTTCGAATTGTTGCGTATCTATTTGAAAGAACATGGTTCGGTGATAGAATAA